The Anabaena sp. WA102 genome contains a region encoding:
- the csx18 gene encoding CRISPR-associated protein Csx18 translates to MYISNRAALVRNLAVAFLNGTITLIILLIAPLGLAAVIINTILVTIATFANATAGDRVVRFLQPSQIKTMIAEIMSQQSQITKD, encoded by the coding sequence ATGTATATTTCTAATCGTGCTGCCTTAGTGCGGAACTTAGCCGTTGCATTTCTTAATGGGACAATTACACTGATTATTTTGCTAATAGCACCTTTAGGACTAGCAGCAGTAATTATCAATACTATCTTAGTTACCATCGCCACCTTTGCAAATGCCACAGCCGGAGATAGAGTTGTACGTTTTTTACAACCATCCCAAATCAAAACCATGATAGCAGAAATCATGTCCCAACAGTCACAAATCACAAAAGATTAA
- a CDS encoding phthiocerol/phthiodiolone dimycocerosyl transferase family protein, whose amino-acid sequence MAINRKLGQLEETMEILNQRAKTWNVVTISRIRGNIQETVLRQSLNIIQYRHPALNSHIINSRNSYYYQSKGTGKLPLQVVNIRESQEWEAIVNAEMNQVIDSSKYLLRVVLVKILNQQNINYLITTTHHAITDGLSSVQLHSEILTYCQKITEGKSLPIVTTLERLPPIEKLLPTWTNSFKSKLGRVALLLNIALQKYWNQPKALRVEKYVPISQRRCEIIHRQLSEESTRQFIQQCRQENTTVQSALCAALMLTVSKQLAKNHEDNIPVSCLSYLDLRRRLQPEISTENMTVLAASLMKFYRITNNTSFWELARKVKHNLNEKIHQGEIFQMIYLAKYLINFSLLFPNQVSPTVSVSNLGKVNIPHNYGELELEEISFVGSHALYAGMFIVHAATFQEKMTLNFVFSQPSLNQQTMERLVDHCIDSIMKVSSRYLIPVGT is encoded by the coding sequence ATGGCTATAAATAGAAAGTTAGGACAGCTAGAAGAAACAATGGAAATCCTGAATCAACGGGCTAAAACATGGAATGTAGTTACGATTAGCCGGATTCGAGGAAATATTCAAGAAACAGTTCTCAGACAGTCTTTAAATATTATTCAATATCGTCATCCTGCGCTTAATTCTCATATTATTAACTCTCGAAATTCTTACTATTATCAGTCTAAAGGTACAGGAAAACTTCCTTTGCAAGTTGTTAATATTAGAGAAAGTCAGGAATGGGAAGCGATCGTTAATGCAGAAATGAATCAGGTAATTGATAGTAGTAAATACCTGCTGCGAGTCGTACTTGTCAAGATATTAAATCAGCAAAATATTAATTATCTGATTACAACCACACATCATGCTATTACCGACGGTTTATCAAGTGTCCAACTTCACTCAGAAATTTTAACCTACTGTCAAAAGATTACCGAAGGTAAATCTCTTCCCATAGTTACTACTTTAGAACGACTTCCACCCATTGAAAAACTATTACCCACTTGGACAAATAGTTTCAAAAGCAAACTAGGTAGAGTTGCTTTATTATTAAATATCGCACTTCAAAAATATTGGAATCAACCAAAAGCATTAAGAGTAGAAAAATATGTTCCTATTTCTCAACGTCGTTGCGAAATCATTCATAGACAACTTAGTGAAGAATCAACACGGCAGTTTATTCAGCAATGCAGACAAGAAAATACTACAGTACAAAGTGCTTTATGTGCGGCACTAATGTTAACAGTCTCCAAACAACTGGCTAAAAACCATGAAGATAATATTCCAGTTAGTTGTTTATCATATCTTGATTTAAGAAGACGGTTACAACCAGAAATTAGTACAGAGAATATGACGGTTTTAGCAGCGTCTTTGATGAAATTTTATAGAATTACCAATAATACATCTTTTTGGGAATTAGCGCGAAAAGTCAAACATAATCTCAATGAAAAAATTCACCAAGGAGAAATTTTTCAAATGATATATCTAGCTAAATATTTGATAAATTTTTCTTTACTATTCCCTAATCAAGTATCTCCTACAGTCTCAGTTTCCAATCTTGGTAAAGTCAATATTCCCCATAATTATGGAGAATTAGAACTAGAGGAAATCAGTTTTGTTGGTTCTCATGCTTTATATGCAGGAATGTTTATTGTTCACGCTGCTACTTTTCAGGAAAAAATGACCCTAAATTTTGTCTTTTCTCAACCTTCACTTAATCAGCAAACTATGGAAAGACTTGTTGATCATTGCATTGATTCTATCATGAAAGTCTCATCGCGTTACTTAATACCAGTAGGTACATAA
- a CDS encoding REP-associated tyrosine transposase, giving the protein MPQRKTPWQSGNFYHIYNRGNNRQDIFFERENYIYFLRLLKEHLIKNVVDIVAYCLMPNHYHLLVYLRDETLSDAMKSLSLAYTKAINKRFNRSGVLFQGRFQSIHIQETEYLVNLSRYIHLNPVKAGIVNHPGEWEFSSYLEYAGLRPGTLPNIEYIKTQIESESIYQQFLLDHNLPNSTDFKKLLLDD; this is encoded by the coding sequence ATGCCCCAAAGAAAAACTCCCTGGCAAAGTGGTAACTTTTATCATATTTATAATCGTGGTAACAATCGTCAAGATATTTTCTTTGAACGCGAGAATTATATTTATTTTCTCCGGTTACTAAAGGAACATCTTATTAAAAATGTAGTAGATATTGTTGCTTACTGTTTAATGCCTAATCATTATCATTTATTGGTATATCTGAGAGATGAAACCCTATCTGATGCCATGAAATCTCTCTCTCTTGCTTACACAAAGGCAATTAATAAACGGTTTAACCGTTCGGGGGTATTATTTCAGGGACGGTTTCAAAGTATTCACATCCAAGAAACTGAATATCTTGTCAATCTTTCTCGCTATATTCACCTCAATCCAGTAAAAGCCGGAATAGTAAACCATCCTGGAGAATGGGAATTTTCTAGCTATTTAGAATATGCAGGATTACGACCAGGAACACTTCCTAACATAGAATATATCAAAACGCAAATCGAGTCAGAATCAATTTATCAACAATTTTTGCTAGATCATAATTTACCTAATTCTACTGACTTCAAAAAACTACTACTCGATGATTGA
- a CDS encoding PfaB family protein: MKSIAQNQKLAIVGMDCFVSNSPTLNKFERLIYESKQNLVTSENYQQTPLSRELINSALEDAKIQPETKIALIIISPTENSAKLANYISAELAFFAEENSLLSALDVSQKLLTTQQVEAVLIVGIDKSYPIEINEGVYTFSYDEKAENVIKTAGAAAVVLQLHETAKQQNHCIYAIMDGFSVVKHSPNHPETITQACQNAFQIADVQAADIGYLEVVARGTANADIAEIQGLISAYHTGGENLSCGLGSVKANIGNTQASSGIFSLIKTALCLYHRYIPGVPQWSNPKQPEIWRGSPFYVAVESKPWFLEPGATKRVAAVNMMEENNIYGHLILSEEISQVERSSQYLAEMPYYLFPIAADDRSSLLTQITALQQSFTNGSSISQLANDYFQKYQQYKQSTYALAILSRHPEELKREIERAIQGVKIAFATGKDWQTPLGSYFTVNPQGKKGHVAFVYPGSFTSYIGLGRNIFRLFPQLHNDVVIKSVYNRVANIEKILYPRSINKLLRRQLESIEQTLIDDPVSMLESEVGIAGLMTAILKNYFQIQSPYSFGYSLGETSMMLAQGVWTSFKSTSDYLNSSPLFKTRLSGPKNAVRQHWGLPLIHEGKREEFWSNYILICSYSLVQEVLKNESRVYTVLINTPEEVIIAGETKACERVIQTLKCDAFPTSINHVIHCEPMHSEYDELVKVNTLPIQTNSKTIFYSAAEYAPMKIDSHLIGKNIAKALCHQLDFPRLVNRAYNDNVRIFIEVGVGSNCSRWISEILKDKGHLAVSLNRRGVDDHTSIIKALAKLFSHRIELDLSPLYSLPNIKFAEDTSLLDYQHKMTPIPNYQSLNKNNARMAKAHNFLLQSRQTSLQQLSLFLQQQLDLYKKMVIQAKKEQ; encoded by the coding sequence ATGAAATCAATTGCACAAAATCAAAAATTAGCAATTGTCGGTATGGATTGTTTTGTTAGTAATTCACCAACATTAAATAAATTTGAACGTCTGATTTATGAAAGCAAGCAAAATTTAGTTACATCTGAAAATTATCAGCAAACTCCATTAAGTCGAGAATTAATCAATTCTGCTCTAGAAGATGCTAAAATTCAACCAGAAACGAAGATAGCTTTAATTATCATTTCTCCTACAGAAAATTCTGCTAAATTAGCTAACTATATCTCTGCTGAATTAGCATTTTTTGCCGAGGAAAATTCGCTTTTATCGGCTTTGGATGTCAGTCAAAAATTATTAACTACCCAGCAAGTTGAAGCTGTTTTAATTGTCGGCATAGACAAGAGTTACCCGATAGAAATTAATGAAGGTGTATATACTTTTAGTTATGACGAAAAAGCTGAAAATGTAATTAAAACAGCAGGTGCAGCCGCAGTAGTGTTACAACTGCATGAAACAGCCAAGCAACAAAATCATTGCATCTATGCAATCATGGATGGTTTCAGTGTGGTCAAACATTCTCCCAATCACCCGGAAACCATTACTCAAGCTTGTCAGAATGCGTTTCAAATAGCAGATGTTCAAGCCGCAGATATTGGTTATTTAGAAGTGGTTGCTAGAGGGACTGCCAACGCAGATATAGCAGAAATTCAAGGTTTAATATCAGCCTATCATACAGGGGGAGAAAATCTGAGTTGTGGACTGGGTAGCGTTAAAGCAAATATTGGTAACACACAAGCCTCATCTGGTATATTTAGCCTCATCAAAACCGCACTTTGCCTATATCATCGTTATATTCCTGGTGTTCCCCAATGGTCTAATCCTAAACAGCCAGAAATTTGGCGCGGAAGTCCCTTTTATGTAGCGGTAGAATCAAAACCTTGGTTTTTAGAACCTGGTGCGACTAAAAGAGTGGCTGCGGTAAATATGATGGAAGAAAATAATATTTATGGACATTTAATTTTGTCAGAAGAAATCAGCCAAGTAGAACGCAGTAGTCAATATTTAGCAGAAATGCCTTATTATTTATTTCCTATTGCGGCTGATGATCGTTCTTCTTTATTAACACAAATTACCGCACTTCAACAAAGTTTCACAAATGGTTCTTCCATATCTCAACTTGCTAATGATTATTTTCAAAAATATCAGCAATATAAACAATCAACTTACGCCTTAGCAATTCTCTCACGACATCCAGAAGAATTAAAACGAGAAATTGAAAGGGCAATTCAGGGAGTAAAAATTGCTTTTGCTACTGGGAAAGACTGGCAAACTCCTCTTGGTAGTTATTTTACGGTTAATCCCCAAGGGAAAAAAGGTCATGTCGCCTTTGTTTATCCTGGTTCTTTTACTTCCTATATAGGACTAGGAAGAAATATTTTTCGTCTTTTTCCTCAACTACATAATGATGTTGTCATCAAAAGTGTTTATAACCGAGTCGCCAATATTGAAAAAATTCTCTATCCTCGAAGCATCAATAAATTATTAAGAAGACAACTAGAAAGCATAGAACAAACATTAATAGATGATCCCGTTTCTATGCTGGAATCAGAAGTTGGTATCGCCGGATTAATGACAGCAATTCTGAAAAACTATTTCCAAATTCAATCCCCATACAGCTTTGGCTATAGTCTTGGTGAAACCAGTATGATGTTAGCGCAAGGTGTCTGGACTAGCTTTAAAAGTACGAGCGATTATTTGAACTCATCTCCTTTATTTAAAACTCGGCTATCTGGTCCTAAAAACGCAGTTCGTCAACATTGGGGATTACCCTTAATTCATGAAGGTAAAAGGGAAGAATTTTGGAGTAACTACATTTTGATATGTTCCTATTCTCTAGTGCAAGAGGTTCTAAAAAATGAAAGTCGGGTTTATACTGTTTTAATCAATACACCTGAAGAAGTCATTATTGCTGGTGAAACTAAAGCTTGTGAAAGAGTTATTCAAACTTTAAAATGTGACGCTTTTCCCACATCAATTAATCATGTAATTCATTGTGAACCAATGCACTCTGAATATGATGAATTAGTAAAGGTCAATACCTTACCTATCCAAACCAATTCAAAAACAATTTTCTATTCTGCGGCAGAATACGCACCCATGAAAATTGATAGCCATTTAATAGGCAAAAATATTGCTAAAGCCCTTTGTCACCAACTTGATTTTCCTCGCTTAGTTAATCGTGCCTACAATGATAATGTCAGAATCTTTATTGAAGTTGGTGTTGGTAGTAACTGTAGTCGTTGGATTAGCGAAATTCTCAAAGACAAAGGACATCTAGCTGTATCCCTAAATAGAAGAGGTGTAGATGATCATACCTCCATTATTAAAGCCTTAGCCAAACTATTTAGTCATCGAATTGAGTTGGATTTATCACCTTTATATTCTTTGCCTAATATCAAATTTGCAGAAGATACTTCTTTATTAGATTATCAACACAAAATGACACCTATCCCTAATTATCAAAGTTTAAATAAAAATAATGCCCGTATGGCTAAAGCACACAACTTTTTATTACAGTCCCGGCAAACATCACTCCAACAACTTAGTCTCTTTCTCCAACAGCAATTAGACTTGTACAAAAAAATGGTGATACAAGCCAAAAAAGAACAGTAA
- the cas2 gene encoding CRISPR-associated endonuclease Cas2, with the protein MLLYVIVYDITCDKRRKKVSDLLEGYGQRVQYSVFECILNQTKYSELQKRLRKQIKSSEDSIRFYPLSKHTFNQIETWGEPPVTELPGSTII; encoded by the coding sequence ATGTTATTGTATGTAATAGTATACGACATTACTTGTGATAAAAGACGTAAAAAAGTCTCTGATTTATTAGAAGGATATGGTCAAAGAGTTCAATATTCAGTCTTTGAATGTATTCTTAATCAAACCAAATATAGTGAATTGCAAAAAAGACTCCGCAAACAAATAAAATCTTCTGAAGATAGTATCAGGTTTTATCCATTAAGTAAACATACATTCAACCAAATTGAAACTTGGGGAGAACCACCAGTTACAGAACTTCCCGGTTCTACTATCATCTAA
- the cas1 gene encoding CRISPR-associated endonuclease Cas1, whose protein sequence is MRTLYVSRQGCYISLKGETLIIKQGEIVHGEVQLPLLEQILIFGKSQITTQAIRTCLWRDIPIAYLSRMGYCYGRLMPIERGYRRLSRYQQELTAIDKLIAARTIIQAKLKNSRTFLQRQQRRNPSQTAEITIKSLEVLAQKAGEAETIERLMGLEGAGAAQYFNAFGECLNNPDFVFLARSRRPPGNPVNAMLSFGYQILWNHLLTLIELQGLDPYYACLHQGTERHAALTSDLIEEFRAPIIDSLVLWLVNTKIMNIDNDFEYHDSGCYLNNSGRPKYIKYFLQRLEEEVQNSEGEKQPRWDLMTQQIKAFKDFVYQPSKLYKPYQIR, encoded by the coding sequence ATGCGAACACTTTATGTTTCTCGCCAAGGTTGTTATATTAGCCTCAAAGGTGAAACCTTAATAATTAAACAAGGAGAAATAGTACATGGTGAAGTTCAATTACCACTACTAGAACAAATATTAATCTTTGGTAAATCACAAATTACCACCCAAGCCATTCGTACCTGTCTTTGGCGAGATATACCCATTGCCTATTTATCTCGGATGGGATACTGTTATGGAAGATTAATGCCAATTGAGCGTGGTTATCGTCGCCTATCTCGTTATCAACAAGAGTTAACAGCAATTGATAAATTGATAGCAGCTAGAACAATTATTCAAGCCAAATTAAAAAATAGTCGCACCTTTTTACAACGTCAGCAACGCCGTAATCCCTCTCAAACCGCTGAAATTACTATTAAAAGTTTAGAAGTGTTAGCCCAAAAAGCCGGGGAAGCAGAAACTATCGAGCGTTTAATGGGTTTAGAAGGCGCTGGTGCTGCACAATATTTTAACGCTTTTGGGGAATGTTTAAATAATCCTGATTTTGTCTTTTTAGCTCGCAGTCGTCGTCCCCCAGGAAACCCAGTAAATGCCATGCTTAGTTTTGGTTATCAAATTTTATGGAATCATCTACTAACACTAATTGAACTCCAAGGATTAGACCCCTATTATGCTTGTTTACATCAAGGAACAGAACGCCATGCAGCATTAACTTCTGATTTAATTGAAGAGTTTCGCGCCCCAATTATTGATTCTTTGGTACTGTGGTTAGTCAATACCAAAATAATGAACATTGACAATGATTTTGAATATCATGATAGCGGTTGTTACTTAAATAATTCGGGAAGACCTAAATATATTAAGTATTTCTTGCAACGACTAGAAGAAGAAGTCCAAAATTCTGAAGGAGAGAAACAACCACGTTGGGATTTAATGACACAGCAAATCAAGGCTTTCAAAGATTTTGTTTACCAGCCAAGTAAACTATATAAACCTTATCAAATCCGGTAA
- a CDS encoding PfaD family polyunsaturated fatty acid/polyketide biosynthesis protein: MLKQHQQLKFSPSMNNNYQGWQGDLNTVSFDAKNIKNKLMNLDSPCYILNKEGQIGISNEGSLSYSANGKTQKLEMLLTVPPIGFHQLGDPAFLEFYSVKYAYMTGAMAQGIASEEMVITLGKANILSSFGAGGLSPTRIEAAIHKIQQALHNKSYAFNLLHSPSEPAIERRLIDLYLQHQVRIIEASAFLDLSDNIVYYRAAGLSLNSANEIEIKNKIIAKVSRREVATKFLQPAPTKILTQLVEQGLITELQANLAAKIPMADDITVEADSGGHTDNRPLVCLLPSILELRDEIQGKYDYEKPVRIGVAGGISTPQSALAALMMGAAYIATGSINQSCVEAGTSEYTKKLLAEAEMTDVMMAPAADMFEMGVKLQVLKRGTLFPLRAQKLWELYRNYNSFAEIPPDEIEKLEKQILRKTISEIWQETSTYLSQRNPEKLSKAANNPKLKMALIFRWYLGLSSRWSNTGEKGREIDYQIWCGPAMGSFNNWVRGSYLADINNRRVVNVADEIMTGAAYLYRIQNLKIQGLQMPEEYSQYHPQSSLG; the protein is encoded by the coding sequence ATGTTAAAACAACATCAACAACTCAAATTTTCCCCTTCCATGAATAACAATTATCAAGGATGGCAAGGCGATTTAAATACTGTGTCCTTTGATGCAAAAAATATTAAAAATAAACTGATGAATTTGGATTCCCCTTGTTATATTCTGAATAAAGAAGGACAAATTGGTATTAGCAATGAAGGCAGTCTATCATATAGTGCTAACGGTAAAACTCAAAAGCTAGAAATGCTTTTAACTGTTCCTCCAATCGGATTTCATCAATTAGGTGATCCAGCTTTTCTAGAGTTCTACAGCGTCAAATATGCCTATATGACTGGAGCAATGGCTCAAGGTATTGCATCCGAAGAAATGGTAATTACCTTGGGAAAAGCCAACATTTTAAGCTCCTTTGGTGCAGGAGGTTTATCTCCTACCCGGATAGAAGCAGCAATTCACAAAATTCAACAAGCTTTGCATAACAAATCTTATGCTTTTAACTTACTTCATAGTCCTAGTGAACCTGCTATCGAAAGGCGTTTAATTGATTTGTATTTACAGCATCAAGTCAGAATAATTGAAGCCTCTGCATTCTTAGATTTAAGTGATAATATCGTCTACTATCGGGCGGCTGGACTGAGTTTAAATTCAGCCAATGAAATCGAAATCAAAAACAAAATTATTGCTAAAGTTTCTCGTCGGGAAGTTGCTACTAAATTCCTCCAACCTGCACCTACAAAAATTTTAACTCAATTAGTTGAACAAGGGTTAATTACTGAATTGCAAGCTAATCTTGCCGCAAAAATTCCTATGGCTGATGATATTACCGTAGAAGCAGATTCAGGAGGACATACAGATAATCGTCCACTGGTTTGTTTATTACCTTCTATTTTAGAATTAAGGGACGAAATTCAAGGCAAATATGATTATGAAAAACCCGTAAGAATTGGTGTAGCTGGGGGAATTTCTACACCTCAATCAGCCCTAGCAGCTTTAATGATGGGTGCGGCTTATATTGCCACTGGTTCTATTAATCAATCTTGCGTTGAAGCTGGGACTTCAGAATATACAAAAAAGCTCCTAGCTGAAGCAGAAATGACTGATGTAATGATGGCACCTGCGGCTGATATGTTTGAAATGGGAGTCAAATTACAAGTTCTTAAACGGGGAACTCTCTTCCCCCTTCGCGCTCAAAAATTATGGGAATTATACAGAAACTATAATTCATTTGCAGAAATTCCCCCAGATGAAATAGAAAAGTTAGAAAAACAAATTCTGCGAAAAACAATTTCCGAAATTTGGCAAGAAACATCTACTTATTTATCTCAACGTAACCCAGAAAAATTAAGTAAAGCTGCCAATAATCCTAAACTAAAAATGGCGTTAATATTTCGCTGGTATTTAGGATTATCTTCCCGGTGGTCTAATACTGGAGAAAAGGGTCGAGAAATTGATTATCAAATTTGGTGTGGACCAGCAATGGGAAGTTTTAATAATTGGGTACGTGGTTCTTATTTAGCTGATATTAATAATCGTCGAGTAGTTAATGTGGCAGATGAAATTATGACAGGTGCAGCGTATTTGTATCGGATTCAAAACTTGAAAATTCAAGGCTTACAAATGCCAGAAGAATACAGTCAATATCATCCACAAAGTAGCTTGGGTTGA
- a CDS encoding WYL domain-containing protein, whose translation MSTPPICHILIGVPGSGKSTFATELAKLGNYRIVSTDVIRQELYGDTTIQGDWIDIEAAVISQITAALAQNNAVVYDATNAKRAWRLDLLEKLKLVVASPVLWMGWYLKTPLLTCKGWNQQRTRQVPDVVIESMHQWLQDFPPMAAEGFAAVKEVDVTSPKFNFHQISTQIQQLSRTLINRTNRNSQITFHAYSKLLDFERLMYLISLIINYPGIGNLQATHPSLLASILGKIPQFTSSLEEITACISQLYGNIYADEIAIASNLLWLQQNSLIGVNSISSPSHLPISPGAVSLTASVAVVTHPYSDLPAFQRLLQTIRFILHHPFLSNSGQGSLKTLLSALQEYEIIDGNTLDSVRKDIEKVLKPYKILHNFSMRDGYFAGTAILSALELTQVFQVLQSQAQSLNDPIALEIYETFATRMAQSRLGVSDIYPVRAIANRSMIDPEYLPAESLARNLQQVEEAIAKGQLLELNRFSGGGKFTLDEEGFFLGFPLQIVFSNTAWYLGYECVSGKYNGLFRFERLDRLFIGQIQTKVRSRQEQESALKKLQKLSQGSAGIFLGYNPQDQQQFLSVNKKERSLVCITIELWFNDELFRFVAEGTKRFPPQQMKMSLPITGKRLTLPKSIFCLDKTENKNYPHRFQVILPQWSLDDVELLRWILGFKGGVKVIKPKSLVNKLKQIGEDIVNVYRY comes from the coding sequence AAAATAATGCTGTAGTCTATGATGCCACTAATGCCAAGCGTGCGTGGCGATTGGATTTATTAGAAAAGTTAAAATTAGTCGTAGCTTCCCCGGTTTTATGGATGGGGTGGTACTTAAAAACCCCTTTGCTAACTTGTAAAGGATGGAATCAACAACGCACCCGTCAAGTTCCAGATGTGGTAATTGAGAGTATGCACCAATGGCTGCAAGATTTTCCACCAATGGCCGCTGAAGGGTTTGCAGCAGTTAAGGAAGTTGATGTCACGTCCCCAAAGTTCAACTTTCACCAAATCTCTACCCAAATTCAACAGCTTTCTCGAACTCTAATCAACCGCACTAACCGTAATAGTCAAATTACTTTTCATGCTTACAGTAAATTGCTGGATTTTGAGCGATTGATGTATCTAATTTCCTTGATAATTAACTATCCGGGAATTGGTAATCTGCAAGCAACTCACCCCAGTTTATTAGCCAGCATTTTGGGTAAAATCCCTCAATTTACCAGTTCACTAGAAGAAATCACCGCTTGTATCAGCCAATTGTATGGGAATATCTATGCAGATGAAATTGCGATCGCCTCTAATTTACTATGGTTGCAGCAAAATTCCCTCATTGGTGTTAATTCTATCTCTTCACCTTCCCATCTCCCTATCTCCCCTGGCGCTGTTTCTCTGACCGCTTCCGTTGCTGTGGTAACTCATCCCTACTCAGATTTACCAGCGTTTCAGAGATTATTGCAAACTATTAGGTTCATCTTACATCATCCGTTTTTATCCAATTCTGGACAAGGAAGTTTAAAAACTTTACTGTCCGCACTGCAAGAATATGAGATTATTGATGGTAATACTTTAGATTCTGTCCGTAAAGATATTGAAAAAGTCCTTAAACCATATAAAATATTACATAATTTTTCTATGCGAGACGGTTATTTTGCGGGAACGGCAATTTTATCAGCACTAGAATTAACTCAGGTGTTTCAAGTTCTCCAGTCTCAAGCACAAAGTCTCAATGACCCGATAGCACTGGAAATTTATGAAACCTTTGCTACTCGCATGGCACAAAGTCGCTTAGGGGTCAGTGATATTTATCCAGTACGGGCGATCGCTAATCGCAGTATGATTGACCCAGAGTATTTACCAGCAGAATCTCTAGCCAGAAATTTACAGCAAGTTGAGGAAGCGATCGCTAAAGGACAATTATTAGAATTAAATCGTTTTAGTGGTGGTGGCAAGTTTACCCTAGATGAGGAAGGATTCTTTTTAGGTTTTCCATTACAAATTGTTTTTTCTAACACAGCTTGGTATTTGGGTTATGAATGTGTATCAGGTAAATATAATGGTTTGTTTCGTTTTGAACGATTAGATAGATTATTCATTGGTCAAATACAAACAAAGGTGCGTTCTCGACAAGAACAAGAAAGTGCCTTAAAAAAATTACAAAAACTATCTCAAGGAAGTGCAGGAATTTTTTTAGGTTACAATCCCCAAGACCAACAGCAATTTCTGAGTGTTAATAAAAAAGAACGTTCTCTAGTGTGTATCACTATTGAACTATGGTTTAATGATGAACTTTTTAGATTTGTTGCCGAAGGAACTAAACGGTTTCCTCCACAACAGATGAAAATGTCTCTACCAATCACAGGTAAGAGATTAACTTTGCCTAAATCTATTTTTTGTCTTGATAAAACAGAAAATAAAAACTATCCTCATCGGTTTCAAGTCATATTACCTCAATGGTCTTTAGATGATGTGGAACTTTTGCGCTGGATTCTTGGTTTTAAAGGAGGAGTGAAGGTAATAAAACCAAAATCATTAGTTAATAAATTAAAACAAATCGGTGAAGACATTGTGAATGTTTATAGATATTAG
- a CDS encoding acyl carrier protein, with translation MNNNISNSLSENQDNATKIQAWLVSEISSLLGVNPEEINIREPLDSYGLDSAQTIVIASKAEKFLGFKLSLIHLWYYPTIEELSLRLSEELENSQSEIIQI, from the coding sequence ATGAATAACAATATCTCTAATTCTCTCTCAGAAAACCAAGATAACGCTACTAAAATACAAGCTTGGTTAGTTTCGGAAATTTCCTCTTTACTGGGAGTTAATCCAGAAGAAATAAATATTCGTGAACCTTTAGATAGTTACGGTTTAGACTCAGCACAAACCATAGTTATCGCTAGTAAAGCCGAAAAGTTTTTGGGATTCAAATTGTCACTTATCCACCTTTGGTATTATCCCACCATTGAAGAACTTTCTCTCAGATTATCTGAAGAATTAGAAAATTCTCAGTCAGAAATTATCCAGATATAA